One Bombus pyrosoma isolate SC7728 linkage group LG7, ASM1482585v1, whole genome shotgun sequence genomic window carries:
- the LOC122568936 gene encoding dynein axonemal light chain 1-like isoform X1: MTTIKPTTCKEAIRLWEEENKQEASTAKEVILSFQWPPIEKMDNALAVLINCEKLSLSTNMIEKIAGIGTLKNLRILSLGRNLIKGFAGLEALGDTLEELWISYNLIEKMKGINAMRNLRVVYMSNNLVREWTEFNKLQELTNLQDLVFVGNPLYESLEVENWRLEVARRLPTLEKLDGELIIRAEECANVSQKLDSPLQTQKSVE; this comes from the exons atGACTACCATAAAGCCAACCACCTGCAAAGAAGCTATTCGACTTTGGGAGGAAGAGAACAAGCAGGAAGCTTCCACCGCGAAGGAGGTAATTCTGAGCTTCCAATGGCCTCCCATAGAAAAAATGGACAACGCTTTAGCGGTTTTGATCAATTGCGAGAAGCTCTCGCTCTCGACGAACATGATCGAGAAGATTGCGG GAATCGGAACACTGAAGAACCTAAGGATCCTCTCGTTAGGACGTAACTTGATAAAAGGATTCGCTGGCTTAGAAGCATTAGGCGACACTCTGGAGGAACTTTGGATTTCGTACAATTTGATCGAGAAAATGAAGGGAATCAACGCGATGAGGAATCTGCGTGTTGTCTACATGTCGAATAATTTGGTTAGGGAGTGGACCGAATTTAACAAACTTCAGGAACTTACCAATCTTCAGGATCTCGTATTCGTTGGAAATCCATTGTACGAGAGCTTAGAG GTGGAGAACTGGAGATTGGAAGTCGCCAGACGTTTACCGACGTTGGAAAAATTAGACGGTGAATTAATTATACGGGCAGAAGAATGCGCGAACGTGTCGCAAAAGCTTGATAGTCCTCTGCAAACTCAGAAATCAGTCGAGTAA
- the LOC122568936 gene encoding dynein axonemal light chain 1-like isoform X2, whose amino-acid sequence MTTIKPTTCKEAIRLWEEENKQEASTAKEVILSFQWPPIEKMDNALAVLINCEKLSLSTNMIEKIAGIGTLKNLRILSLGRNLIKGFAGLEALGDTLEELWISYNLIEKMKGINAMRNLRVVYMSNNLVREWTEFNKLQELTNLQDLVFVGNPLYESLESGFLGGELEIGSRQTFTDVGKIRR is encoded by the exons atGACTACCATAAAGCCAACCACCTGCAAAGAAGCTATTCGACTTTGGGAGGAAGAGAACAAGCAGGAAGCTTCCACCGCGAAGGAGGTAATTCTGAGCTTCCAATGGCCTCCCATAGAAAAAATGGACAACGCTTTAGCGGTTTTGATCAATTGCGAGAAGCTCTCGCTCTCGACGAACATGATCGAGAAGATTGCGG GAATCGGAACACTGAAGAACCTAAGGATCCTCTCGTTAGGACGTAACTTGATAAAAGGATTCGCTGGCTTAGAAGCATTAGGCGACACTCTGGAGGAACTTTGGATTTCGTACAATTTGATCGAGAAAATGAAGGGAATCAACGCGATGAGGAATCTGCGTGTTGTCTACATGTCGAATAATTTGGTTAGGGAGTGGACCGAATTTAACAAACTTCAGGAACTTACCAATCTTCAGGATCTCGTATTCGTTGGAAATCCATTGTACGAGAGCTTAGAG aGTGGGTTTTTAGGTGGAGAACTGGAGATTGGAAGTCGCCAGACGTTTACCGACGTTGGAAAAATTAGACGGTGA